The genomic segment CCCTGGAGCGTGGCGCGGGCCTCGGGCGCGGCATCCGGATACCGGAAGACCACATCGCGGAACTCGATGCGGCCGACCGGCCCCGGCGCCTGCGAGACGTCGATCGCGTCGGGCGCGTCCTTGATCGCGGGCACGAGGTCGAGGTACTCGAAGATGCGGGCGAACAGCGCCGCCGAGGTCTGCAGGTCCAGGGAGACGCGCATCAGCCCCATCAGGGGCATGAGCAGGCGTGCCTGGACGGTCGTGAAGGCGACGATCGTGCCGGCAGTGATCGCGTCGGTGCCGGTGCCGATGAGATAGCCCGACACCAGGTAGATGATCGCCGGGACGCTGGCCATGATGACCTGCACCACCGCGAAGAAGCCCTGCCCGCTCATGGCGCGGCGCACCTGCAGGCGGACCTGGTTGACGTTCTCGTCGGCGTAGCGGGCCGATTCCGTGCGCTGCCGGTTGAAGGACTTCGACAGCAGGATGCCCGAGACGCTCAGGGTCTCCTGCGTGATCGACGTCAGCTCCGACAGCGACTCCTGCGTCTCGCCGGCGATGCGCGCGCGCACCTGCCCGACGCGACGCTGCACGATGATGAGGAACGGCATCAGCACGACCGCGATGATCGTGAGCCGCCAGTCGATGAGGATCATGGCGACCAGCGACGCGACGACCGTGACGGTGTTGCCGAGGATGCTCGTCACCGTATTGGTGAGCACGCCCGACACGCCGCCGACGTCGTTCTGCAGACGGGACTGGATGACGCCCGTCTTGGTGCGCGTGAAGAACCCGAGCTCCATCGACTGGAGGTGGTCGAACAGCGTCACCCTGAGGTCACCGGTCACGCGGTTGCCGACCGTGGACGTCAGCCAGGTCTGCACGACGCCGACGGCCGCCGACAGCAGGAAGAGGGCGATCATGGCCAGGACCAGCTGCCACAGCAGCGTCAGGTCGGGCGCGGAGCCGTCGACCGGGAACAGCGCATCGTCGAAGACCCGCTGCACGAGCAGCGGCGGGATCACCGCGATCCCGGCCCCTGCCACCACGAGCACGCCGGTGATCACGATCGAGAACGTGTACGGCCGG from the Microbacterium atlanticum genome contains:
- a CDS encoding ABC transporter ATP-binding protein; this encodes MRGGGGGGGHPGFRPVDTEAQRKANAEAPRIPNLGRRVVALFRPYTFSIVITGVLVVAGAGIAVIPPLLVQRVFDDALFPVDGSAPDLTLLWQLVLAMIALFLLSAAVGVVQTWLTSTVGNRVTGDLRVTLFDHLQSMELGFFTRTKTGVIQSRLQNDVGGVSGVLTNTVTSILGNTVTVVASLVAMILIDWRLTIIAVVLMPFLIIVQRRVGQVRARIAGETQESLSELTSITQETLSVSGILLSKSFNRQRTESARYADENVNQVRLQVRRAMSGQGFFAVVQVIMASVPAIIYLVSGYLIGTGTDAITAGTIVAFTTVQARLLMPLMGLMRVSLDLQTSAALFARIFEYLDLVPAIKDAPDAIDVSQAPGPVGRIEFRDVVFRYPDAAPEARATLQGVSFVADPGQHVAFVGPSGAGKTTVLYLTPRLYEASGGSVLFAGEDVRRLRQESIVDNVGIVSQETYLFHATIRENLRYAKPDATDAELEAACRAANIHHVIERFENGYDTVVGERGYRLSGGEKQRIAIARVLLKDPPVLLLDEATSALDTVSERVVQEALDAAARGRTTLSIAHRLSTVIDADVIHVVEAGRIVESGTHASLLAAGGLYAELAAQQLATTRILEAEGAEPPADHPERRADTAPDEPLTLTAAELEERGIRPAVIGDRTPDH